A genome region from Rhodopseudomonas boonkerdii includes the following:
- the flhB gene encoding flagellar biosynthesis protein FlhB produces MAEDSENEKTHDPTQKKLDDAHQRGDVAKSQEVNTWFLLAGGTLVLSSFHASIGTGLLTPMKNLLQNSWMIRTDGPGLIELAKELCLSLLSTLAMPFLFLILAVLAGNLMQHRLVFSTEGLTPKFSKLSPMEGAKRLFGKQALANFLKGLFKLIVVGTVMATVLWPERFRLDAMVRIDPSAILGISTSLTLKLLGAVLAMLAFVAIADFFFQYRTWFEKLKMSLQEVKEEFKQSEGDPHIKGKIKQLRQQSMKKRMMSAVPQASVIITNPTHYSVALKYERGMTAPICVAKGMDAIALKIREVAGKHDIPIVENVPLARALYATVEIDEEIPAEHYQAVAEVIGYVMGLKRGLSGRPA; encoded by the coding sequence GTGGCCGAGGACAGCGAGAACGAAAAAACACACGACCCCACGCAAAAGAAGCTCGACGACGCTCATCAGCGCGGCGACGTCGCGAAAAGCCAGGAGGTCAATACCTGGTTTCTGCTGGCCGGCGGCACGCTGGTATTGTCGTCGTTCCATGCATCGATCGGCACCGGTCTGCTGACGCCTATGAAGAATTTGCTGCAGAATTCGTGGATGATCCGTACCGACGGGCCGGGTCTCATAGAGCTGGCGAAGGAGCTCTGCCTCTCGCTGCTGTCCACGCTTGCGATGCCGTTTCTGTTTCTCATTCTCGCCGTGCTGGCCGGCAATCTGATGCAGCATCGCCTGGTGTTCTCGACCGAGGGCCTGACGCCGAAATTCAGCAAGCTGTCGCCGATGGAAGGCGCCAAGCGGCTGTTCGGCAAACAGGCTTTGGCCAATTTTCTGAAGGGCCTGTTCAAGCTGATCGTGGTCGGCACGGTGATGGCCACGGTGCTGTGGCCCGAACGTTTCCGTCTCGACGCCATGGTGCGTATCGACCCGAGTGCGATTCTCGGCATCTCCACGAGCTTGACGCTGAAGCTGCTGGGCGCGGTGCTCGCAATGCTGGCCTTCGTCGCCATCGCCGACTTCTTCTTCCAGTATCGGACCTGGTTCGAAAAGCTGAAGATGTCGCTGCAGGAGGTGAAGGAGGAATTCAAGCAGTCCGAAGGCGATCCTCACATCAAGGGCAAGATCAAACAGCTGCGCCAGCAGAGCATGAAGAAGCGTATGATGTCCGCCGTGCCCCAGGCTTCGGTGATCATCACCAACCCGACCCACTATTCGGTGGCGCTGAAATACGAGCGCGGCATGACCGCGCCGATCTGCGTCGCCAAAGGCATGGATGCGATTGCGCTCAAGATCAGGGAAGTTGCCGGCAAGCATGACATCCCGATCGTCGAAAACGTCCCGCTCGCCCGCGCGCTCTACGCTACCGTTGAGATCGACGAGGAGATTCCGGCCGAGCACTACCAGGCGGTGGCCGAGGTGATTGGCTATGTCATGGGCCTCAAGCGCGGCCTGTCCGGACGTCCGGCGTGA
- the fliR gene encoding flagellar biosynthetic protein FliR codes for MRIDISLLPALAAAFMLVFARIGAMVMLLPGFGESNIPMRVKLSIALALTLIMLPAHRAGYNVDMTSMTPMLVLMLREIVIGIVLGATARVTISALQVAGSVIAQQLGLGFVTSVDPTQGQQGVLIGNFLNLLGMTLIFATDTHHLVIAALSDSYKIFSPGEVLPTGDVAKLATNAFTAAFKIGVQLAAPFLVFGLVFNMGLGVLARLMPQMQVYFVGVPLSIMIGFLIFALVLSAMMGTYMDYFAGVMHQMMPRT; via the coding sequence ATGCGTATCGACATTTCGCTCCTGCCGGCTCTCGCTGCCGCCTTCATGTTGGTGTTTGCCCGCATCGGCGCCATGGTGATGCTGTTGCCCGGCTTCGGCGAAAGCAACATTCCGATGCGTGTCAAGCTGTCGATCGCCCTGGCGCTGACGCTGATCATGCTGCCGGCTCATCGCGCCGGCTATAATGTCGATATGACATCGATGACTCCGATGCTTGTGCTGATGCTGCGCGAGATCGTCATCGGTATCGTGCTCGGCGCCACCGCGCGCGTCACCATCTCGGCCCTGCAGGTGGCAGGTTCGGTGATCGCCCAGCAGCTCGGTCTCGGTTTCGTCACTTCGGTGGACCCCACGCAGGGGCAGCAGGGCGTACTGATCGGCAACTTCCTCAATTTGCTGGGCATGACGCTGATCTTTGCCACCGATACGCATCACCTCGTGATCGCCGCGTTGAGCGACAGCTACAAGATTTTCTCGCCAGGCGAGGTGTTGCCGACCGGCGATGTCGCCAAGCTTGCGACCAATGCCTTCACCGCAGCGTTCAAGATCGGCGTTCAGCTCGCGGCGCCGTTCCTCGTCTTCGGCCTCGTCTTCAATATGGGACTCGGCGTGCTAGCTCGCCTGATGCCGCAGATGCAGGTCTATTTCGTCGGCGTGCCGCTCTCGATCATGATCGGCTTCCTGATCTTCGCGCTGGTGCTCTCAGCGATGATGGGCACTTACATGGATTACTTCGCTGGTGTGATGCACCAAATGATGCCGAGGACATAG
- the fliQ gene encoding flagellar biosynthesis protein FliQ, translating into MTGPETLDVARDAIWTIVLVSGPLMVVGLIVGVVISLVQALTQVQEQSLVFVPKILAVFATMMLALPFMGDTLSSYMMRISSRIIGG; encoded by the coding sequence ATGACCGGCCCCGAAACTCTCGATGTCGCCCGCGATGCGATCTGGACCATCGTGCTGGTCTCCGGACCGCTGATGGTTGTCGGCCTGATCGTCGGTGTCGTGATCTCGCTGGTTCAGGCGCTGACCCAGGTGCAGGAACAGTCGTTGGTCTTCGTGCCGAAGATTCTTGCTGTCTTTGCCACCATGATGCTGGCGCTGCCTTTCATGGGCGATACGCTATCAAGCTACATGATGCGGATATCGTCGCGAATCATCGGGGGGTGA
- the fliE gene encoding flagellar hook-basal body complex protein FliE: MAAPNVAANAYASLARIMDGAGGVGGLNKVAEGGVGPSFGAVLKEALGSVLDAGRKSDAQTIAMANGKANVMDVVTAVAETDVAVSTLVSVRDRVIQSYEDILKMQI, translated from the coding sequence ATGGCAGCCCCGAATGTCGCCGCGAATGCCTATGCCAGTCTCGCCCGCATCATGGATGGCGCGGGCGGCGTCGGCGGTCTCAACAAGGTTGCCGAAGGCGGCGTCGGCCCGTCCTTCGGTGCCGTGCTCAAGGAAGCACTCGGCAGCGTGCTCGATGCCGGCCGCAAGTCGGATGCGCAGACCATCGCCATGGCCAATGGGAAGGCGAATGTCATGGATGTGGTCACCGCGGTCGCCGAGACCGACGTGGCCGTCTCGACACTGGTGTCGGTGCGCGACCGCGTCATCCAGTCCTACGAAGATATTTTGAAGATGCAGATCTAA
- the flgC gene encoding flagellar basal body rod protein FlgC, producing MGDNSSDFARSMGIATSGLRAQAGRMRVISENIANAQSTAQTPGGDPYRRKVPTFTSELDRTLDARTVGLGRVRPDMSAFPTRYEPGNPAADAAGNVKVPNVNSLVEMTDMKEAQRSYEANLNIISATRRMIQRTLDILKA from the coding sequence ATGGGCGACAACAGCAGCGACTTCGCCAGATCGATGGGAATTGCGACCTCGGGCCTGCGTGCCCAGGCCGGTCGCATGCGCGTCATCTCGGAAAATATCGCCAACGCGCAGTCCACGGCGCAGACGCCGGGCGGCGACCCGTATCGCCGCAAGGTGCCGACCTTCACCTCCGAACTCGATCGCACCCTTGATGCGCGCACGGTCGGCCTCGGCCGCGTGCGGCCGGACATGTCGGCTTTTCCGACGCGTTACGAGCCGGGCAATCCGGCAGCGGATGCAGCCGGCAACGTCAAGGTGCCCAACGTCAATTCGCTGGTCGAGATGACCGACATGAAGGAAGCCCAGCGCTCCTATGAGGCCAATCTCAACATCATCAGCGCCACGCGTCGCATGATCCAGCGCACCCTCGATATCCTCAAGGCCTGA
- the flgB gene encoding flagellar basal body rod protein FlgB, translating to MAISDLPMLSVLRTKMQWHQERQRVLAENVANSDTPGFRPRDLVEPKFDRSGASAAGGVTGQLPMMRAQGVNITPSGASAKFDVNGRTGYETRPAGNAVNLEDEMLKVSANQMDFAAASSLYSRSLGLLKTAIGKR from the coding sequence ATGGCGATCAGCGACCTGCCGATGTTGTCGGTGCTGCGCACCAAGATGCAATGGCATCAGGAGCGTCAGCGCGTGCTGGCCGAGAACGTCGCCAATTCCGATACGCCCGGATTCAGGCCGCGCGATCTGGTGGAGCCGAAGTTCGACAGGTCCGGCGCTTCTGCGGCGGGCGGTGTGACGGGGCAACTTCCGATGATGCGCGCCCAGGGCGTCAACATCACCCCATCGGGAGCCTCTGCGAAGTTCGATGTTAACGGCCGGACCGGCTACGAGACGCGCCCTGCCGGCAATGCCGTCAATCTCGAAGACGAGATGCTGAAGGTCTCCGCCAACCAGATGGATTTTGCTGCAGCGAGTTCGCTCTACAGCCGCAGTCTCGGTCTCCTGAAGACTGCGATTGGCAAGCGCTGA
- a CDS encoding flagellar biosynthetic protein FliO: MNGTSAVTFILAFVFVLALIGLAAWLVRRFGGNRLGANSARGRMPRLAVIDAAAVDGRRRLVLVRRDNVEHLIMIGGPSDIVVEPNIVRAAPGREREPVNQRDASRAPSFADTPSWAPPEPAELGTEPEAAPEPPAPTRPARPAFVEEPRRPAAAALPERRPEPTVAAVTPEPTPAPVPPREPLLRASRTETPRSEMPRSEPMMPRPMRADPPIRTMPPTRPLERANIPAAPAGAAKPEAPAIVAPSITSTTPSTPAAISAADQNLADMAQRLEAALRRPSGEPARSDAPEPRIGAPSVAPDTPAAASRPRAPEVSIASASRGEAPAVTPPAKSGFENLEDEMASLLGRPKSSS; the protein is encoded by the coding sequence ATGAACGGAACATCGGCAGTCACTTTCATCCTTGCCTTCGTCTTCGTGCTGGCGCTGATCGGCCTCGCCGCCTGGCTGGTCCGCCGATTCGGCGGCAACCGGCTCGGCGCCAATTCCGCACGCGGGCGGATGCCCCGCCTCGCCGTCATCGACGCCGCCGCCGTCGATGGCCGCCGCCGCCTCGTTCTCGTCCGCCGCGACAATGTCGAACACCTGATCATGATCGGCGGTCCGTCCGATATCGTGGTCGAGCCCAACATCGTCCGCGCCGCGCCCGGCCGCGAACGTGAGCCGGTCAACCAGCGCGACGCGTCGCGCGCTCCGTCTTTCGCCGACACGCCGAGCTGGGCGCCCCCGGAGCCTGCCGAGCTCGGCACCGAGCCGGAAGCCGCTCCTGAGCCGCCGGCCCCGACGCGCCCGGCCCGCCCCGCTTTCGTCGAGGAGCCCCGCCGCCCGGCGGCTGCGGCGCTGCCCGAGCGTCGCCCGGAACCGACCGTTGCAGCCGTGACGCCCGAACCGACGCCGGCTCCCGTTCCGCCGCGTGAGCCCCTGCTCCGCGCGTCCCGCACCGAAACGCCGCGTTCGGAGATGCCGCGTAGCGAACCGATGATGCCGCGCCCGATGCGCGCCGATCCGCCGATCCGCACCATGCCGCCCACCCGACCGCTGGAGCGCGCCAATATCCCAGCTGCGCCGGCTGGTGCCGCGAAGCCGGAAGCGCCCGCCATCGTGGCACCGTCGATCACGTCGACAACGCCATCGACGCCAGCCGCGATTTCCGCCGCCGACCAGAACCTCGCCGATATGGCTCAGCGCCTCGAAGCGGCGCTGCGTCGCCCGTCCGGCGAACCGGCCCGCTCCGATGCGCCAGAGCCGCGCATTGGCGCACCGTCGGTTGCCCCCGATACTCCGGCTGCCGCGTCGCGCCCGCGCGCACCGGAAGTATCGATCGCGAGCGCAAGCCGCGGCGAGGCACCGGCAGTCACGCCTCCTGCGAAATCAGGTTTCGAGAATCTCGAAGACGAGATGGCGTCCCTGCTGGGACGGCCGAAGTCCTCTTCGTGA
- the fliP gene encoding flagellar type III secretion system pore protein FliP (The bacterial flagellar biogenesis protein FliP forms a type III secretion system (T3SS)-type pore required for flagellar assembly.) produces the protein MRPANLPRRVFFTSVLIAAGLLASPAMAQDISINLGGGGAGVTERAVQMIALLTVLSIAPSILIMMTSFTRIVVVLSLLRTALGTATAPPNTVIVALAMFLTAFVMGPVLQRSYDDGIKPLIANDITVEQALVRAAGPLRTFMQKNVREKDVKLFMDLSGEPPPATPDEMSLRILVPAFMISELKRAFEIGFLLFLPFLIIDLVVASVLMAMGMMMLPPAVVSLPFKLIFFVLVDGWSLVAGSLVQSYGQ, from the coding sequence GTGAGACCCGCCAACCTTCCGCGTAGAGTATTTTTCACCTCAGTTCTGATCGCCGCCGGGCTCCTTGCCAGCCCGGCGATGGCGCAGGATATCAGCATCAATCTCGGCGGCGGTGGCGCCGGTGTCACCGAGCGCGCAGTGCAGATGATCGCGCTGCTGACGGTGCTGTCGATCGCACCGTCGATCCTGATCATGATGACGTCGTTCACGCGCATCGTGGTCGTGCTGTCGCTGCTACGCACGGCGCTCGGCACCGCGACCGCGCCACCGAATACGGTGATCGTGGCGCTCGCCATGTTCCTCACCGCCTTCGTGATGGGTCCGGTGCTGCAGCGCTCTTACGACGATGGCATCAAGCCGCTGATCGCCAACGACATCACCGTCGAGCAGGCCCTGGTCCGCGCCGCCGGCCCACTCCGCACCTTCATGCAGAAGAACGTGCGCGAGAAGGACGTCAAGCTGTTCATGGATCTGTCCGGCGAACCGCCGCCGGCAACACCTGATGAGATGTCGCTGCGCATTCTGGTGCCGGCCTTCATGATCTCGGAGCTGAAACGCGCCTTCGAGATCGGCTTCCTGCTGTTCCTGCCCTTCCTGATCATCGATCTCGTGGTCGCCTCGGTGCTGATGGCGATGGGCATGATGATGCTGCCGCCAGCGGTGGTGTCACTGCCGTTCAAGCTGATCTTCTTCGTGCTGGTGGACGGCTGGTCGCTGGTGGCGGGCAGTCTGGTGCAGAGTTACGGGCAGTAG
- a CDS encoding tetratricopeptide repeat protein, which produces MPRRMAAASWTRPHAWSWVLSRCAGVAVVFTLSTGFSLPAFAQSVKGTAALSTSGGYARIVLKLAEDVESEVSQAGSVLIVRFKRPIDVPVEVLADAAPDYVGSVRRDPDGTAIRLALSRRVTVNSMTAGERIFIDLLPDGWKGAPPGLPQDVVKELSDRARAAERALRQQRAAADSQKKPPIRVRASVQPTFVRFAFETQPNVGVSSLLEDKRLTLTFNAGLVFDLADAKLSAPPNVASIGQAMDGNRTAVEIALIGDVDVKSFRDDKNYFVDIGFQQPDKPSPLVQLPAENKPAEAKPIEAAPAQKSSEIKPPTSESIAREVAQEKKDEAPAVAPVATVEAPKSEVSKPEAPKSETAKIEASPPAAPSLAANPSESVGVPVEIKRSSDGLRMNFAFPAPTAVALFRRGDMLWLVTESAKPIDVAAIRRDSGAVVADAEAIKLDKGQAVRIRLNRPQLASLAADDANGNGQAWTLTLADTRQVQSQPLSAVRNVTDSSRASVQVPLARPGAKHRIIDPDAGDVLTVITALPPARGFVRRQDFVEFSLLESIHGVVVQTNSDEVAVDAAIDKVTLTRPGGLTLSPADAAPQRASTVARPIFDVGQWRIDQEGPFNQRHDKLIDAAAVADTGSVANARMDLAKFYMARGMYHEAKGVADLAISDMKAGEENAAALVIHAVASALINRPEQTLKDIAQPVLGPGYDAELWKAFAFAKQGKWVEARERFKNSEFTLAALPPDLQRIGLMMALRASLEVKDYAGASARGSELEVVGIPAEMKPAATLLSAWLDEALGREKDALSKYAEVTGSVDRPSAAEAKLREIVLRQKRGEISDEDSLTELETLAVTWRGDGVEVRALQLLSQMYAKAGRYKDSLTAARTATERQANSEAARQVQDEAQALFSDVYLSPKGDKLPPVDALAMFYEFRELTPIGRRGDEMIRRLADRLVAVDLLDQAAELLQYQVDHRLEGAARSQVAARLATVYLMARKPDRAIAAMRTTRINDLSGELRQQRLLLEARAQSDIGRRDLALDIIANVAGREAVRLRSDIYWSSRRWREAAEQIELYYGDRWRDFTPLTTGEKSDVIRAVVGYALAEDALGLARFREKFAPLMNSGADKIAFDTASKPATGNSSEFAAIAKMAASVDTLDGFLREMKQRFPESSAKATVPGIADMAPTGSLPAIPVVRKIEMTTR; this is translated from the coding sequence ATGCCGCGCAGAATGGCCGCTGCATCCTGGACGCGCCCCCACGCATGGTCGTGGGTCCTGTCGCGCTGCGCCGGTGTCGCCGTCGTCTTCACCTTGTCGACGGGATTTTCGTTGCCTGCCTTCGCCCAGAGCGTGAAGGGGACGGCAGCTCTCTCCACTTCGGGCGGTTACGCGCGCATCGTGCTCAAGCTTGCCGAGGATGTTGAATCCGAGGTGAGCCAGGCTGGCTCCGTCCTCATCGTGCGCTTCAAGCGTCCGATCGACGTCCCTGTCGAAGTTCTCGCCGACGCCGCGCCCGATTATGTCGGCTCCGTGCGTCGTGATCCCGACGGCACGGCGATCCGCCTCGCGCTGTCGCGCCGTGTGACGGTCAATTCGATGACTGCCGGCGAGCGCATCTTCATCGATCTCTTGCCTGATGGCTGGAAGGGCGCCCCGCCGGGATTGCCGCAGGATGTGGTCAAGGAATTGTCCGACCGCGCCCGCGCGGCCGAACGCGCGCTGCGCCAGCAGCGCGCTGCAGCAGACAGCCAGAAGAAGCCGCCGATCCGCGTGCGTGCTTCGGTGCAGCCGACCTTCGTGCGCTTTGCCTTCGAGACGCAGCCCAATGTCGGTGTGTCTTCGCTGCTGGAAGACAAGCGCCTGACGCTGACTTTCAATGCCGGGCTGGTCTTCGACCTCGCCGACGCCAAACTGTCTGCGCCGCCCAACGTCGCCTCTATCGGTCAGGCGATGGACGGCAATCGCACGGCTGTCGAAATCGCGCTGATCGGCGACGTGGACGTGAAGTCGTTCCGCGATGACAAGAACTACTTCGTCGATATCGGCTTCCAGCAACCGGATAAGCCGTCACCGCTTGTGCAGCTGCCGGCGGAGAACAAGCCTGCGGAAGCGAAGCCGATCGAAGCTGCGCCTGCGCAGAAATCCAGCGAGATCAAGCCACCGACGTCCGAGTCGATCGCGCGCGAAGTTGCGCAGGAAAAGAAGGACGAGGCGCCAGCCGTAGCGCCCGTCGCGACGGTGGAAGCGCCCAAGAGCGAGGTATCGAAACCCGAGGCGCCGAAGTCAGAGACGGCAAAAATCGAGGCGTCGCCTCCGGCTGCACCGTCATTGGCTGCGAATCCATCGGAGTCCGTGGGCGTTCCTGTCGAGATCAAACGCAGCAGCGACGGCTTGCGCATGAATTTTGCGTTCCCGGCACCGACAGCGGTGGCGCTGTTTCGTCGCGGCGACATGCTGTGGCTGGTGACGGAATCGGCGAAGCCGATCGACGTCGCCGCTATCCGCCGGGACAGCGGTGCGGTGGTCGCCGATGCCGAGGCGATCAAGCTCGACAAGGGGCAGGCGGTGCGCATCCGTCTGAACCGCCCGCAACTCGCCTCGCTCGCGGCAGATGATGCCAATGGCAATGGTCAAGCGTGGACATTGACGCTGGCCGATACACGTCAGGTGCAATCGCAGCCGCTCTCGGCCGTGCGCAACGTTACCGATTCTTCGAGAGCCAGCGTGCAGGTGCCACTTGCAAGACCCGGTGCGAAGCATCGCATCATCGATCCCGATGCCGGCGATGTGCTCACCGTCATCACCGCGCTGCCGCCAGCGCGTGGCTTTGTCCGCCGTCAGGACTTCGTCGAGTTCTCGCTGCTCGAATCGATTCATGGCGTGGTCGTGCAAACGAATTCCGACGAGGTCGCGGTCGATGCCGCCATCGACAAGGTGACGCTCACCCGCCCCGGTGGCCTCACACTGTCGCCCGCGGATGCAGCACCGCAGCGCGCGTCGACCGTGGCGCGGCCGATCTTCGATGTCGGGCAGTGGCGGATCGATCAGGAAGGTCCGTTCAATCAGCGCCATGATAAGCTGATCGATGCGGCTGCCGTGGCAGACACCGGCTCGGTCGCCAATGCACGCATGGACCTTGCCAAGTTCTATATGGCGCGCGGCATGTATCACGAGGCCAAGGGCGTGGCCGATCTCGCCATCTCCGACATGAAAGCGGGTGAGGAGAACGCCGCGGCGCTTGTCATCCATGCCGTCGCGAGCGCTCTGATCAATCGCCCGGAACAGACGCTGAAGGACATTGCTCAGCCGGTGCTCGGCCCGGGCTATGACGCCGAGTTGTGGAAGGCGTTCGCGTTCGCCAAGCAAGGCAAATGGGTGGAAGCGCGCGAGCGCTTCAAGAACTCGGAATTCACCCTCGCGGCCCTGCCGCCCGACTTGCAGCGCATCGGTCTGATGATGGCGCTCCGGGCTTCGCTCGAAGTGAAGGATTATGCCGGTGCATCGGCGCGCGGCAGCGAGTTGGAAGTCGTCGGTATTCCCGCGGAGATGAAGCCGGCGGCGACGCTGCTCAGCGCCTGGCTCGATGAAGCGCTCGGCCGCGAGAAGGATGCGCTGTCGAAATATGCCGAGGTTACGGGATCGGTTGATCGTCCGTCAGCCGCCGAAGCCAAGCTGCGCGAAATCGTACTGCGTCAGAAGCGCGGTGAGATCAGTGACGAGGATTCGCTGACGGAACTCGAAACGCTCGCAGTGACTTGGCGCGGCGACGGTGTTGAGGTCCGTGCACTCCAGTTGCTGTCGCAGATGTATGCCAAGGCTGGTCGCTACAAGGACTCGCTGACGGCCGCACGGACCGCCACGGAGCGGCAGGCGAATAGCGAAGCCGCACGGCAGGTGCAGGACGAAGCGCAGGCGCTGTTCTCCGATGTGTATCTTTCGCCGAAGGGCGACAAGCTGCCGCCGGTGGATGCGCTGGCCATGTTCTATGAGTTCCGCGAGCTGACGCCGATCGGCCGCCGCGGCGACGAGATGATCCGCCGGCTTGCGGATCGGCTCGTGGCTGTGGATCTGCTCGATCAGGCCGCCGAGCTTCTGCAGTATCAGGTCGATCACCGCCTCGAAGGCGCTGCACGTTCGCAGGTCGCAGCGCGTCTTGCGACCGTCTATCTGATGGCACGTAAACCCGACCGCGCCATCGCGGCGATGCGCACCACGCGCATCAATGATCTGTCCGGCGAACTTCGTCAGCAGCGCCTGCTGCTCGAGGCGCGCGCGCAGAGCGATATCGGCCGCCGCGATCTCGCGCTCGACATCATCGCCAACGTCGCTGGTCGGGAGGCGGTCCGGCTGCGTTCGGACATTTATTGGTCGTCGCGGCGCTGGCGTGAGGCGGCCGAGCAGATCGAGCTCTACTATGGCGATCGCTGGCGCGATTTCACGCCGCTCACGACGGGCGAGAAGAGCGACGTCATCCGCGCCGTGGTCGGCTATGCGCTGGCAGAAGATGCGCTCGGCCTTGCACGTTTCCGCGAAAAATTTGCACCGCTGATGAATTCCGGCGCCGACAAGATTGCCTTCGACACGGCGAGCAAGCCGGCGACCGGCAACAGTTCGGAATTCGCGGCCATCGCCAAGATGGCGGCCTCGGTCGATACTCTTGATGGTTTCCTGCGCGAGATGAAGCAGCGCTTCCCCGAAAGCAGCGCCAAGGCGACCGTCCCCGGTATTGCCGACATGGCGCCGACCGGTTCGCTGCCGGCGATCCCGGTGGTGCGTAAAATCGAGATGACGACGCGCTGA
- a CDS encoding MotE family protein, with amino-acid sequence MKAFRDIRILPVVLIAVLGLAILKIAGLVIDGGYVFEYQPQLAKQSWAQEMLNFPGSAKPVDSDITGSVAAKKDEPTKPTVAAPDAIAVTNTPPVEQAPKISDSERAILERLQARRQELDARARELEIRESLLKAAEKRIETKVDEMKGVEAGIKSATEQKSEADAARFKGIVTMYESMKPKDAAKIFDRLEMPVLFEIASQIAPRKMSDILGLMQPEAAERLTVELARRAQGGERATSTAELPKIEGRSVQPVRN; translated from the coding sequence ATGAAAGCGTTCCGCGACATTCGTATCCTGCCCGTCGTCCTGATTGCGGTGCTCGGCCTGGCGATCCTCAAGATCGCAGGCCTCGTGATCGACGGCGGCTATGTGTTCGAATATCAACCGCAGCTAGCCAAGCAATCCTGGGCACAGGAGATGCTCAATTTCCCCGGCAGCGCCAAGCCGGTCGATTCCGACATTACCGGTTCGGTTGCCGCGAAGAAGGATGAGCCGACGAAGCCGACCGTCGCCGCACCGGATGCGATCGCTGTCACCAATACGCCGCCGGTAGAGCAGGCCCCGAAGATTTCGGACTCCGAACGTGCCATCCTCGAACGGCTGCAGGCACGCCGTCAGGAACTCGATGCGCGCGCGCGCGAGCTCGAAATCCGCGAAAGTCTCTTGAAAGCGGCTGAGAAGCGCATCGAGACCAAGGTCGACGAGATGAAGGGTGTCGAGGCCGGCATCAAATCGGCGACGGAGCAGAAGAGCGAGGCCGATGCCGCGCGCTTCAAGGGCATTGTCACCATGTATGAAAGCATGAAGCCGAAGGATGCTGCGAAGATTTTCGACCGACTGGAAATGCCGGTTCTGTTCGAGATCGCCTCGCAGATTGCCCCGCGGAAGATGTCGGATATTCTCGGCCTGATGCAGCCGGAGGCGGCGGAGCGTCTGACCGTAGAGCTGGCGCGGCGTGCGCAGGGCGGCGAGCGTGCGACCTCGACCGCGGAACTGCCGAAGATCGAGGGACGTTCGGTGCAGCCGGTGCGGAATTAA
- a CDS encoding DUF6468 domain-containing protein yields the protein MSHSLGIVIEGLVAVLLVLTICYCMLLNKRLKKLKADEQSLKATIGELITVTEIAERAIGGLKHTVRDVNENLGAQINAATALAEQLKAQLAEGDHVVRRLSKIAIAARPLAAQAEPVEAAAAAPAGRVSAARANAAAAQAFAERRRPDGIAA from the coding sequence ATGAGCCATTCGCTGGGAATCGTGATAGAAGGCCTGGTCGCCGTATTGCTCGTTCTGACCATTTGCTACTGCATGCTGCTCAATAAGCGCCTCAAGAAGCTGAAGGCGGACGAACAATCGTTGAAGGCGACCATCGGCGAGCTGATCACGGTCACCGAAATCGCCGAGCGCGCCATTGGCGGGCTCAAGCATACGGTGCGCGACGTCAACGAGAATCTCGGCGCGCAGATCAATGCCGCAACCGCTCTCGCCGAACAGCTCAAGGCACAGCTCGCCGAAGGCGACCATGTGGTGCGTCGGCTCTCCAAGATCGCCATCGCGGCTCGCCCGCTTGCGGCGCAGGCCGAGCCTGTGGAAGCGGCGGCCGCTGCGCCGGCCGGCCGCGTCTCTGCAGCACGAGCCAACGCCGCGGCGGCTCAGGCGTTTGCCGAGCGACGGAGGCCTGACGGCATCGCTGCATGA